TACAGCCACACGTCAGTACAGGCCTGAGTACAGTCTGAACAGCCCGTTGTCATAGCAGCCACGCCATCAGTAGGTCAAGAACTCACtgttaaatccattataaaaaaatatttttttaaaaatggaaagaatatggcacaagGGCTACTTCTGACTAAAGAAGGCCGTCCACCAAAACTCAGTGACCCGGGTAAGGAAGGTATTAGACCGAGAAGCAACCAAGAGGCCAATGGTAACTGTGAAAGAGCTGGAGAGATCCACAGCTGAGACGGGGGGGAAACCGTCCATGGGACAACTACCACCTGTACATTCCAcaaagctgggctttatggaagccCGGCGAGAGAAATAAGCCATTGCTGAAGAAAGGcgagacctgaatccaattgagaatctgtggccTTTGAAATTGCTGTTGACTAAtgttccccatccaacttgaaagcGCTTAAGTCATTTTCCCAAGAAAAATGGCAGGATTCAGATGTGCAAAGTTCTTaaagacccagaaagactcacagctgtaattactgccaacggtgcttctgctaagtattgacttgggggtgaatacttatgcaaccaACAAGTTtagttgttttttgttttgtaacTTTTGTGTCACAATAGAAAAATACACTACatctcatgggcattaatatggagttggtcccccctttgctgctataagagccgccactcttctgggaaggctttccactagatgttgggacattgctgttataacagcctccactctcctgggaaggatttccactagatgttggaacattgctgttataacagcctccactctcctgggaaggctttccactagatgttgggacattgctgctataacagcctccactcttctgggaaggctttccactagatgttgggacattgctgctataagagccaccactcttctgggaaggctttccactagatgttgggacattgctgctataagagccaccactcttctgggaaggctttccactagatgttgggacattgctgctataacagcctccactcttctgggaaggctttccactagatgttggaacattgctgctataacagcctccactcttctgggaaggctttccactagatgttgggacattgctgctataagagccaccactcttctgggaaggctttttactagatgttgggacattgctgctataagagccaccactcttctgggaaggctttccactagatgttgggacattgctgcggagacttgcttccattcagcccaaAAAAAGCATTAGCGAGGtaagggcactgatgttgggcgattaggcctggctcgcagtctgcgttccaattcatcccagaggtgtttgatggggttgaggtcagagctctgtgcaggccagtcaagttcttccacaccgatcttgacaaaacCATTTcagtatggatctcgctttgtgcacggggccatcgtcatgctgaaacaggaaagtcccttgtccaaactgttgccacaaagttggaagcacagaattgtctggaatgccattgtatactgtagtgttAGATTTACCTTCACGAGAACTGAGGGGTTTTgcccgaaccataaaaaacagccccagaccattattccccctccaccaaactttacagttggcactatgcattcgggcaggtagcgttctcctagcaTCTGCCataacccagattcgtccgtcggactgccaggcctgattcatcactccagagaatgcgttttcactgctccagagtccaatgccggcgagctttacaccactccagccgacgcttagcattgtgcatggtgatcttaggcttgtgtgtggctgttcggtcatggaaacccatttcatgaagctccagacgaacagttcttgtgctgacattgcttccagaggcagtttggaacttggtagtgagtgttgcaaccgaggacagacgatttttatgcactaccactttgcggctgagacgttgttgctcgtagacgtttccacttcacaagaacagcacttacagttgactggggcagcctTAGcacggcagaaatttgacaaactgactcgttggaaaggtggcatcctatgacggtgccactttgaaagtcactgagctcttcagtaaggccattctaccgccaatgtttgtctgtggagattgcatggcggtgtgctcgattctatacacctgtcagcaacggctgtggctgaaatagccgaatccactaatttgaagggggtgtccacatactttagtaTATATAGTGCAGTTTGCACCTTCTTAAGTATGTCAGGGCTGGACATGAGCTTTTCTTGCCACTTGTccaaattattttttacttgtCCAATAGTTAAAAATACTTCTCTGAAACTGAAAAATTATatagtagtaaaaaaaaaaagaactatTGATTATATAACTATTTGATAATTCttgtcatttttatttaacctttatttaactaggcaagtcagttaagaacaaattcttattttcaatgacggcctaggaacagtgggttaactgcctgttcagggacagaacgacagatttgtaccatgtcagctcggggatttgaacttgcggttactttcagttactagtccaactctctaaccactaggctaccctgccgccccataataaCAGTGTAACAACCCTTGACTCTCCAACAACATGGAAACTATGGAAACTAACCATGGAAACTAACCATGGAAACTAACCATGGAAACTAACCATGGAAACTAACCATGGAAACTAACCATGGAAACTATAGCAAACTGAATCTGCAGACCATAAAGTGCATCACGGGAGTTTATTGACATTTTCCTTTGTGGGGCAGAACTGATGAATTACCGTATAATACGAATAGAATAACAACCTATGACAGACTAATTAAATCTGCTAGACGTGTGTTAACCTCACAATAGCAACATACATAGATAAAGAGATCATCTCTACAACGCAGTGATTAAAATGTCACAGAACACAATGAAGTTTAAGTCCACATGTCAGTGAATAACACATACCAATTTATAATCTATAACAGATAATTTACTTATGAATGATGTATGTTGTGGAAGCTAAATACAAAACagtaccggcacctatttcagtccaagtcaagcaatGAGATGAAAATTGAGTGATGGGAGTTTAATCTTAGCTGGTCTGAGAGAACTGATGAGGCATCTGTCCTTTAtgtatacgttggtgtgtttttaagttgctctgttgagagaaactcttcccacagacagagcagtagtaaggcttctctcctttaTGCATACGTTCGTGTGTTTTTAAGTTGCTCTGTTgagagaaactcttcccacagacagagcagtagtaaggcttctctcctgtgtgtgtatgttgatgTGTGTTTAAATGGTTCTGTTGAGAGaacctcttcccacagtcagagcagatgtaaggcttttctccagtgtgtgttctcagaTGAACTTTTAGATCAgatgatgttgtgaagcattttccacagtcacagcaggagtaaggcttctctcctgtgtgtatacatTGGTGTTTTTTTAAGCTACCCTGGTGGGAGAAACTCTTCCTACAGTCGGAGCAGTAGTAACGCTTCtttcctgtatgtatacgttcatgtgatttTAAAGTATCCAATCgagagaaactcttcccacagtcagagcagtagtaaggcttctctcctgtgtgtatacgttggtGTGATTTTAAATGGTTCTGTTgagagaaactcttcccacagtcagagcaggagaacGGCTTCTCTCCTGCATGTATACGTTGGTGTGCTTTAAAGTTACACAGGTGGGAGAAACTCTTCCtacagtcagagcagaagtaaggcttctctcctgtgtgtatacgttggtGTGATTTTAAATGGTTCTGTTgagagaaactcttcccacagtcagagcaggagaacGGCTTCTCTCCTGCATGTATACGTTGGTGTGCTTTAAAGTTACACAGGTGagaaaaactcttcccacagtcagagcagatgtaaggcttttctccagtgtgtgttctctgatgaactgttAACTCAGAcgatgttgtgaagcattttccacagtacgagcaggagtaaggcttctctccagtgtgcactCTCTGATGGAGTGTCAGAGCCCTTGATGTTGTGAATCTCTTCCTACAGTCAGTACAGGAATACAGGTtgtctcctgtgtgtatttttaaGTGTACTTTTAGCTTTGATAGAATTGGAAAATTCTCCTCACAATGTGGGCAGTGGTGAGACCTCTTAGGTCTGTGATCTTcctgctgtgtctctctggatgtagagaatgtctcaacgtggtctcctgtgtgaacaacatcagaagaaccagtcagttggtgtgatatacagtaccagtcaaatgtttggacacctactcctTCCagggttttcatttattttttacaattttctacattgtagaataatagtgaagacatcaaaaatatattttagatttttcaaagtagccaccctttgccttgatgaaagctttgcattctctcaaccagcttaatgaggaagtcatctggaatgcatttcaattaacaggtgtgccttgttaaaagttactttgtggaatttatttccttcttaatgagtttgagtcaatcagttgtgttgt
This genomic interval from Oncorhynchus clarkii lewisi isolate Uvic-CL-2024 chromosome 18, UVic_Ocla_1.0, whole genome shotgun sequence contains the following:
- the LOC139372872 gene encoding zinc finger protein 135-like, whose translation is MASVKLEDCSQTLELNVNIKDEEEEEKIGTTVSHGDHVETFSTSRETQQEDHRPKRSHHCPHCEENFPILSKLKVHLKIHTGDNLYSCTDCRKRFTTSRALTLHQRVHTGEKPYSCSYCGKCFTTSSELTVHQRTHTGEKPYICSDCGKSFSHLCNFKAHQRIHAGEKPFSCSDCGKSFSQQNHLKSHQRIHTGEKPYFCSDCRKSFSHLCNFKAHQRIHAGEKPFSCSDCGKSFSQQNHLKSHQRIHTGEKPYYCSDCGKSFSRLDTLKSHERIHTGKKRYYCSDCRKSFSHQGSLKKHQCIHTGEKPYSCCDCGKCFTTSSDLKVHLRTHTGEKPYICSDCGKRFSQQNHLNTHQHTHTGEKPYYCSVCGKSFSQQSNLKTHERMHKGEKPYYCSVCGKSFSQQSNLKTHQRIHKGQMPHQFSQTS